A segment of the Trifolium pratense cultivar HEN17-A07 linkage group LG7, ARS_RC_1.1, whole genome shotgun sequence genome:
ATGGTTGTTAGGATTACCTTCATTGGTGTAATTGAAGAGACCAGTATACTGAGCTGATGTTGTTCCATTTAGACCTCTTGAAGGTGTGAATATGAAGGCAAAACTATGTCCTGTGATAATGTTTTTGATGGGGGAAACTGAGAAAATGAATGAAGTAGCAAAGGGGAGAAGAGTGGAAGAGTTGAGTGGTTTGGTTAGTACTTTTTGAGGGTAAAAAGCACGACCTATAGAGAAATAAGTGCCATTAGTGAGAGTGAGAATGGAGTTTTGAATGGTTGCATTTCCATATAGCATAATGTTTGTTGAGTTGAAGTTTGTATTATAGACAAATTCAGTAGTGGACACACAACATATAAATATGGTTACAGTgtgaagaagaatgagaagttGCTTAAGTTGAGACATTGGCAAGGGATTGATAATGAGAGAAACTTTTGCTAAATTAAAATTGGTTGTAGGCTTGAACCTTGAAGCATAAGATTATCATTCATATGTTGTATAATTAAGTGGAAGGAAAGATTAAAGGTTGGTAAAAGtatttatttctttgaaaaGTACTACATGCCAGCCCACACAGGTCATTGCATGTTAACACAAATCCAAACACAGTCTGAGTCTAGACAGCTACATTAGATATTGTGAAATGTTGTATGTACAGGTGTGTGATTGTTAGTGTGGTCTAGGATGGACCATTTGTTACATCACATTCCTTACATTAGATATTGAAGTATTTTATTGAATGATTAAGATGTTTAATCAGGTACTGATATTAGAGAAGTTCTGAAAATCACTTGttatttgtgtttatttatcagatataaaatattgaaaagatTTCCATTAATAATGATAATTACAACAATACTGAAAAGATTTCCATTAATAATGACAATTACAACAATGATAAGGAAATAATATCCTTAATGTTTAGACTTCAAATATTTATGATACAAGTGGTAATGAAAAAGTTACATAAAAACTATGGTTAGTCAAATAGAGATTTTGGATTCTAATCCAAGAACTCTTGCTTATACAAACATTGGAAAATGCTACCTGGTTTACTTGCTCAACTTCAGTTCTCACCTTCCTTCGGAGAGAGAATCAGATATCGGCTCTACGCTGAAACACGATACACTTAAAGAATCTccagaaaaatatttatatggtaAAATGTCATCAAGGGTAGGAAAATTTACACGTGCAGAATCGGTAGAACTCTTAGACCAAGATGCTGCTGAGTTTACTTTTCTAATAAGACTCACATGAACACATTCTTCATTACACTCGGTGCATTTTACACCCTCCAGAGCTTTCACAACCTGTCTCATTGTAGGCCTAACACAAGGGTCAAAACTAGCACATAACAAACCCAAATGAAGCAATCTCTCAGCGACCACGATGTTATATTTACACTCTATTTGTCTCTTCAAACGTTCATCGACTGCATTACTTAACTCACCTTTCTCCATAAGAGAAAATACCAATTCAACCAATGGTGGCTCATCCATTACAATTGGTCTTCTACCACAAACAACTTCTAAAACCAATATTCCAAAACTATAAACATCAGTTGCAGTTGAAGGTTTACCAACTTTGACTAATTCCGGTGCCATGTACCCTAAAGTGCCTACCACTCTTGTTGTGTCAGTTACTAGTTCTTGATGCTGCAATCTAGCAAGTCCAAAATCACCGATTCTTGCATTCATATCTTTGTCAAGAAGTACATTACTTGCTTTTATATCTCTATGCAAAACCTCAAATTCCCAACCTTCATGTAGATATAAAACTCCACTAGCTACATTTTCCAAAACTCTTATTCTTTGTTCCCAATTAAGCAACTTGGTCTCTTCACACTCGAAGATTCTTTTGTCTAAACTCTCGTTCTCCATGTAATCATAAACCAATATCAATTTCCCTCCTTTTCCTTTACTCCAACCTTTGAAACCCAACAAGTTTCGATGTTTCATTCTTCCTAAACTCGAAATCTCTGCTAAAAAGCCTCGCATTCCATGTTGAGTATCATGATTGAATCTCTTCACTGCGACTTCTTCTCCGCCGTTCAAAACTCCTTTATATACTTTCCCACTTGTTCCAATCCCTATCACATTCTCTTCACAAAATCCACCTGTTCCATCACAAATCTCCTTATAGCTAATCTTATGAGGCCAATATTCCAATTCCCAATCTTCAAATTCTCCCtctttttcttcctttctttttctcatcaaaATGAATAAAACCAAACTGCAACAACCGAAGACTAAAACTAAACCGAAAATCACACATATAATGAAAACCTTAGATTTATACATGAATTTCTTTGGATTCACATAGTTAGGTAAATGCTTAGTATTCAAAGCATCACCGATCGAAAAATTTGAATGACTAAAACTCCAAGCCAAAATTCTACAAGTATCAACCATTTTCCCAGTTGATCCAGAAAATCCAACATACATTTCATCCAAAAAAACCCTAGAAAAATTAATAGGCTTACTAATCAAAGGCTTTTTAGGTTTTCTTTTCCCCGCCGGAGCCATAGTAACATTAATTTCAAAATCCCTAAATTCAATCCAAACTTGATAATTTTCCCCACTagaaagtttcaatttttccaatttttcaccattttttcCACCCCAAAATTCAGCAGGTTCAGAATACTTAGAAATCATTGAATTCAAATCAACACCAACATGATTATCATTAACTTCTTCAAATTCTTCATTTCTAAAATCATCAAATTCAACAGCAAAAACATGGTTAGAATCATCACCTGAACTTGATCTATTAAACAGTCCAAGATAATTTCCTGATAGTGCTCCATTGATTACCATTGAAGGTGAGAAAATGAAAGCAAAACCATGAGCAACTGGGAAATTTTTGCATGGAGAAATTGAGAATATGAAAGATGTTGCAAAAggaagaaaaattgaagaatttttgttttgttttgtaggTAGTTTTTGAGGGTAAAAAGCACGACCAATTGAAAAGAATGTTTGGTTTGTAAGAGTGAGAATTGAGTTTTGAATTGTTGCATTTCCATAAATGTTTATGTTTGTTGAGTTGAAGTTTCTGTTATAGACAAATTcagttgaagatgatgatgatgatgatgaaagtgtaactgaaaacaaaactaataataatagtgttATGTTGAGGATTAAGAGAAAAGACATTGATTATGGTTACTAAGATTGTGAAGTTCAGATGTTTTTGGAGAAGAAAAGATTAGGTTGATTTTGATGAGATTAAGATTCATTCATTTAGTAGTATTTACTAGAAACATGATGAGGAATGTCTGCGTCTTAAAAGGTAAAGCTGAATTGACTTGATGAAGTTTGGTAGTAtgacacaatatatatatactataaataTTGCCACATTTTTCATTCAATTCACAAAAAGTATTTAACCGAAAATGTGTTTGATTtgctataaatatatatatatatatatatatatatatatatatatatatatatatatatatatatatatattgttttcgTCAAGTAACCTAGTGGCTAGACGCTCACATATTTAAATATGGAGAAATGTAGAATCTGGAGTTCAAACCCCGGCCACTCCAATAACATCCCTGATAACTACCATTTAAGCTACACTTATGAGACGCATAAATGTATATTTTATCCATgcatcttttcatttgttttgttGTGGAGAGTGGTGACCAATGACCATGTTATGAGCTAGAAAAGTAGTAGTAATGTTGCTTCAGAGAAAAGAAAAGTAGTGGTCAAGCTTTTTTATTCGGAGCTTTTTTTTCCATGGGTATGATTCTTAGAAATTGCTCTATCTGGATAGGAAAAAGCActgtttttcttccttttctgGATTTAACAATTCTAGCGtgacatatttatatttataaatgggATGagtgtcatttttttaaaaaaagaaacagtAAGATAAGAGTATGGACAtgtttgtttgaaatttaaaaaaaatgatttttttatagagattttgaaaaaaatttaaagctaTTTGtcgtttgtttacaatcattaaaatatatttttttaagatggtgagaGATGATGaacgataaaaaaaaatgaactttgataaaaactattgaaaatagat
Coding sequences within it:
- the LOC123894709 gene encoding probable L-type lectin-domain containing receptor kinase VII.2, translated to MSFLLILNITLLLLVLFSVTLSSSSSSSSTEFVYNRNFNSTNINIYGNATIQNSILTLTNQTFFSIGRAFYPQKLPTKQNKNSSIFLPFATSFIFSISPCKNFPVAHGFAFIFSPSMVINGALSGNYLGLFNRSSSGDDSNHVFAVEFDDFRNEEFEEVNDNHVGVDLNSMISKYSEPAEFWGGKNGEKLEKLKLSSGENYQVWIEFRDFEINVTMAPAGKRKPKKPLISKPINFSRVFLDEMYVGFSGSTGKMVDTCRILAWSFSHSNFSIGDALNTKHLPNYVNPKKFMYKSKVFIICVIFGLVLVFGCCSLVLFILMRKRKEEKEGEFEDWELEYWPHKISYKEICDGTGGFCEENVIGIGTSGKVYKGVLNGGEEVAVKRFNHDTQHGMRGFLAEISSLGRMKHRNLLGFKGWSKGKGGKLILVYDYMENESLDKRIFECEETKLLNWEQRIRVLENVASGVLYLHEGWEFEVLHRDIKASNVLLDKDMNARIGDFGLARLQHQELVTDTTRVVGTLGYMAPELVKVGKPSTATDVYSFGILVLEVVCGRRPIVMDEPPLVELVFSLMEKGELSNAVDERLKRQIECKYNIVVAERLLHLGLLCASFDPCVRPTMRQVVKALEGVKCTECNEECVHVSLIRKVNSAASWSKSSTDSARVNFPTLDDILPYKYFSGDSLSVSCFSVEPISDSLSEGR